The Martelella sp. AD-3 genome includes a region encoding these proteins:
- the fdhD gene encoding formate dehydrogenase accessory sulfurtransferase FdhD has translation MADGMPPAALARAPLFCVGSRSQARAPEALAAETAVALSYGGSSHAVLMATPADLVDLAYGFSLTEGIVRHPDEILGVEAVHFETGIDLQISLAEDRSAALAARRRSMAGPVGCGLCGLESIDAAMRPVPALEGDDFTMTVSDVDRAVTALSGRQPVFATTRAVHGAGVFRPDAGMPAVREDVGRHNALDKLIGALMRKGETAVSGALVVTSRLSVEMVQKAAFVRAPVLIAVSQPTALAVETAERAGITLVASARGDGFSVFTHAKRIRS, from the coding sequence ATGGCTGACGGGATGCCGCCCGCCGCGCTTGCACGAGCGCCGCTTTTTTGCGTCGGAAGCCGCAGCCAGGCGCGCGCTCCGGAGGCGCTTGCCGCCGAAACGGCTGTGGCGCTCAGCTATGGCGGCTCGTCCCACGCCGTATTGATGGCGACCCCTGCCGATCTTGTCGATCTCGCCTACGGTTTCAGCCTGACGGAAGGCATTGTCCGTCATCCGGACGAGATCCTCGGCGTAGAGGCTGTTCACTTCGAGACCGGCATCGACCTGCAGATATCGCTCGCGGAAGACCGTTCTGCCGCGCTTGCCGCACGCCGCCGCTCGATGGCGGGGCCGGTCGGCTGCGGGCTGTGCGGGCTGGAAAGCATCGATGCCGCGATGCGGCCTGTGCCAGCGCTCGAAGGCGATGACTTCACGATGACCGTCAGCGACGTTGACCGGGCGGTAACGGCGCTTTCCGGTCGTCAACCGGTTTTTGCGACGACGCGCGCCGTGCATGGGGCCGGCGTCTTCCGGCCGGACGCGGGCATGCCGGCAGTGCGCGAAGACGTCGGCCGCCACAACGCGCTCGACAAGCTTATCGGGGCGCTCATGCGCAAGGGGGAGACGGCCGTCAGCGGCGCTCTCGTTGTCACCAGCCGGCTGTCCGTGGAAATGGTGCAGAAGGCGGCGTTCGTCCGCGCGCCGGTGCTGATCGCCGTTTCGCAGCCGACCGCGCTTGCGGTCGAGACGGCCGAAAGGGCCGGCATAACGCTTGTCGCCAGCGCCCGCGGCGACGGGTTCTCGGTGTTCACGCACGCGAAGCGGATCAGGAGCTAG
- a CDS encoding IclR family transcriptional regulator — MSEENDNSGQPVKRRGRPRQDIGAAAINEERPFVSSLARGLSILRAFRAEDKVLGTQVLAERTGLHKTTVSRLLGTLTKLGYLRYMPEYGKYAVSNEVLTLGYAAIGRFGFGELVRSHMDQLAANGDCVVALSVRDGAEMMFVELVRRPTAVALNLNVGSRIPLAESAPGRAYLFALSGEEREAAFTLLKGVHGKAWEAQKRPALETALERMAQTGYSESFGEWVPDHNAIGVVLHAPMTGDIYTLSVGGNARNLPEEKLKATHLPMLMRAAQEISALSGVNF; from the coding sequence ATGAGCGAGGAAAACGACAACAGCGGCCAGCCGGTCAAACGGCGCGGTCGCCCCCGGCAGGATATCGGGGCTGCCGCCATCAATGAGGAACGTCCCTTCGTCAGTTCTCTGGCGCGGGGTCTTTCCATTCTCCGCGCCTTCCGGGCCGAGGACAAGGTTCTCGGCACCCAGGTGCTTGCCGAGCGCACAGGCCTGCACAAGACCACCGTATCGCGCCTGCTGGGCACGCTGACCAAGCTCGGCTATCTGCGTTACATGCCCGAATACGGCAAATACGCCGTTTCGAACGAGGTGCTGACGCTCGGCTATGCCGCGATCGGGCGCTTCGGCTTCGGAGAGCTGGTGCGCTCGCATATGGACCAACTTGCGGCCAACGGCGATTGCGTCGTGGCGCTTTCCGTGCGCGACGGGGCGGAGATGATGTTCGTCGAACTGGTGCGCCGGCCGACGGCGGTGGCGCTCAACCTCAATGTCGGCTCGCGCATTCCGCTTGCCGAGAGCGCGCCGGGCCGGGCCTATCTCTTCGCGCTTTCCGGGGAAGAACGCGAAGCGGCCTTCACACTGCTCAAGGGCGTTCACGGCAAGGCCTGGGAGGCGCAAAAGAGGCCGGCGCTCGAAACCGCGCTCGAACGCATGGCCCAGACCGGCTATTCGGAATCCTTCGGCGAATGGGTGCCTGACCACAATGCCATCGGCGTGGTGCTGCATGCCCCGATGACCGGCGACATCTACACGTTGAGCGTGGGCGGCAATGCCCGCAACCTGCCGGAGGAAAAGCTGAAGGCCACGCATCTGCCGATGCTGATGCGCGCCGCCCAGGAAATCTCCGCCCTGTCCGGCGTGAATTTCTGA
- a CDS encoding glycerol dehydrogenase produces the protein MISTTIFPGRYVQGADAIGQLDAEIARLGKKALAIIDKGVMALVGDAVSGGGQAAIAVEAFNGECSDEEIARIGKRVAVEGADVIAGIGGGKALDTAKAVAHAAGLPVVIVPTLASTDAPCSALSVIYTAEGAFKRYLVLPKNPDVVLVDTQLIVGAPVRLFVAGMGDALSTFFEAEDCRHTQSPNMTGRIGSMTAYGLARMCFDTLLADGAAAKAAAAQKIVTPEFERVVEANTLLSGLGFESGGLSGAHAIHNGLTALPGTHAYWHGEKVAIGTQALVMLTKRPREIIEAVYGFSEAIGLPMTLDDIGIGDASDADLLKVAKLACDPADTMGNVPGSVKPEDVVAAIKAADAEGRSRKAKRLAA, from the coding sequence ATGATCTCGACAACCATTTTTCCCGGACGCTATGTCCAGGGCGCCGATGCCATCGGCCAGCTTGACGCCGAAATCGCCCGTCTTGGCAAGAAAGCGCTCGCCATCATCGACAAGGGCGTGATGGCGCTGGTCGGCGACGCCGTCAGCGGCGGCGGGCAGGCGGCGATTGCCGTGGAGGCGTTCAACGGCGAATGCTCGGACGAGGAAATCGCGCGCATCGGCAAGCGCGTCGCGGTCGAAGGTGCCGACGTGATCGCCGGCATCGGCGGCGGCAAGGCGCTTGATACGGCCAAGGCGGTGGCCCACGCGGCGGGTCTTCCCGTCGTCATCGTGCCGACGCTTGCGTCCACCGATGCGCCCTGCTCGGCGCTTTCGGTGATCTACACCGCGGAAGGCGCCTTCAAGCGCTATCTGGTCCTGCCGAAGAACCCGGACGTCGTGCTGGTCGACACGCAACTGATCGTCGGTGCGCCGGTGCGCCTGTTCGTCGCCGGCATGGGCGACGCGCTCTCGACCTTTTTCGAGGCCGAGGATTGCCGCCATACGCAAAGCCCCAACATGACCGGCCGCATCGGCTCGATGACGGCCTACGGTCTTGCACGCATGTGTTTCGACACGCTGCTGGCAGATGGTGCGGCGGCCAAGGCGGCGGCCGCGCAGAAGATCGTGACGCCCGAATTCGAGCGGGTCGTGGAGGCCAACACGCTGCTCTCCGGCCTCGGCTTCGAAAGCGGCGGCCTCTCCGGCGCGCATGCGATCCATAACGGGCTCACCGCGCTTCCCGGCACGCACGCCTACTGGCACGGCGAGAAGGTCGCGATCGGCACGCAGGCGCTGGTGATGCTGACAAAACGCCCGCGCGAGATCATCGAGGCCGTCTACGGCTTCTCGGAGGCGATCGGCCTGCCGATGACGCTCGACGACATCGGCATCGGCGATGCCAGCGACGCCGATCTTCTCAAGGTGGCGAAACTGGCCTGCGACCCGGCCGACACCATGGGCAACGTGCCCGGTTCCGTTAAGCCCGAAGACGTCGTTGCCGCCATCAAAGCCGCGGACGCCGAAGGACGAAGCCGCAAGGCAAAACGGCTTGCCGCGTGA
- a CDS encoding GNAT family N-acetyltransferase, whose product MKSDALRLEPFDPSHFDTVAGWFADARAAALWGGTQLPFPFSYGQLCQGAADMLGAKPALACFSARRGETLAGHGQIVFDRLNGVGRLCRIAVAPELRGSGLSRAMLGLLVNEAFREAAIMRVELNVYDLNVAAIRAYKGIGFTEEGVRRSSARFGEERWDTVMMGLLRTEWEKVRHDCAGHVAQKG is encoded by the coding sequence ATGAAGAGTGACGCGCTGCGGCTTGAGCCATTCGATCCGTCGCATTTCGACACGGTCGCCGGCTGGTTTGCGGATGCGAGAGCCGCTGCCCTCTGGGGCGGCACGCAGCTTCCCTTTCCCTTCAGCTATGGCCAGCTTTGCCAGGGGGCCGCCGACATGCTCGGCGCGAAGCCCGCGCTCGCCTGTTTCTCCGCGAGGCGCGGAGAAACGCTGGCAGGCCATGGCCAGATCGTTTTCGACCGGCTGAACGGCGTGGGCAGGCTTTGCCGGATCGCTGTTGCGCCGGAATTGCGGGGCAGCGGGCTTTCGCGCGCCATGCTTGGACTGCTGGTGAATGAGGCGTTCAGGGAAGCCGCCATCATGCGGGTCGAGCTCAACGTCTACGACCTCAACGTGGCGGCCATCCGGGCCTACAAGGGGATTGGTTTTACCGAGGAGGGGGTTCGCCGCTCCTCGGCCCGTTTCGGCGAGGAACGCTGGGATACGGTGATGATGGGCCTGTTGCGCACGGAATGGGAGAAGGTCCGGCATGATTGTGCCGGTCATGTCGCGCAAAAGGGGTGA
- a CDS encoding IS481 family transposase: MNIHKNARLTPLRREEMAVAVLSGALTKAQAALVYAVSHKIVSRWVERFRKGGRAAMADRSSRPRSSPRQTDAILCERIAALRRQRLTGRHIAMETGVSPATVSRVLKRVGLSRMKDIAPAEPVVRYEYDEPGGLIHLDIKRLGRFNRVGHRITGDRTGQSNSRGIGWEYVHVCIDDASRIAFTDILPNEKAESAVAFLKAAVAYYQSLGITVKRVMTDNGSCYIAGDFAKACKALHLKHIRTKPYTPKTNGKAERFIQTALREWAYARAYPSSEHRKRHLPNWNHMYNWHRPHGGIKSKTPISRLGMNRDNLLRLHI, from the coding sequence ATGAACATTCACAAGAATGCCCGACTGACCCCGCTGCGTCGAGAGGAGATGGCTGTTGCCGTTCTGTCTGGCGCGCTCACGAAAGCGCAGGCGGCTTTAGTCTATGCCGTTTCCCACAAGATCGTGTCTCGTTGGGTCGAGCGCTTCAGAAAGGGTGGACGCGCTGCAATGGCTGACCGGTCGTCGCGGCCCAGGAGCAGTCCCCGGCAGACCGATGCCATCTTGTGCGAGCGCATTGCCGCCCTTCGTCGTCAGCGCCTGACCGGCAGGCACATCGCCATGGAGACAGGCGTGTCACCGGCCACCGTCAGCCGCGTTCTCAAGCGGGTCGGTTTGTCCCGGATGAAGGACATTGCTCCAGCCGAACCGGTCGTGCGTTACGAATATGACGAGCCGGGCGGCCTGATCCATCTCGACATCAAGCGCCTTGGCCGCTTTAATCGCGTCGGCCACCGCATCACAGGCGACAGGACCGGCCAGAGCAATTCACGCGGCATCGGCTGGGAATATGTGCATGTGTGTATCGACGATGCATCCCGGATCGCATTCACTGACATCTTGCCCAACGAGAAGGCTGAAAGCGCCGTCGCATTTCTCAAGGCGGCAGTCGCCTATTATCAAAGCCTCGGCATCACGGTGAAGCGGGTCATGACCGACAATGGCTCGTGCTACATTGCCGGGGATTTCGCGAAAGCCTGCAAGGCGCTCCATCTGAAACATATTCGTACCAAACCTTACACGCCAAAGACAAACGGCAAGGCCGAGCGCTTCATCCAGACAGCATTGCGCGAATGGGCCTATGCGCGCGCCTATCCATCCTCAGAGCACCGAAAACGGCATCTGCCGAACTGGAACCACATGTACAATTGGCACCGTCCGCATGGCGGCATAAAGTCAAAAACACCGATCAGTCGACTCGGCATGAACCGAGACAACCTCTTGAGGCTCCACATCTAG
- a CDS encoding IS110 family transposase, with protein MMNDSIGIDISKGRLDAFRLSDRAHRAFANTQAGFDDLRRWLGDSPISRIVYEATGPYHGAFECALASDLPLVKVNPLQARRFAQARGSRAKTDRVDARMLALMGDAFDLQPDPPVEETDHELKELQIERTALVRDRTRLLNRIKTQTLSLTKRHSKARIAQIERQLAAIQDEIETRLRADDGKARKRDILTSIPGIGPVTASTILIECPEIGMLGRKQIASLAGLAPMTRQSGQWRGKAFIQGGRKFLRDALYMPALVAMRFNTQMRAKYEALKGAGKPAKVALTAIMRKLIELANALIRDDRKWAQMRA; from the coding sequence ATGATGAATGATAGCATCGGTATCGATATTTCAAAAGGCCGTCTCGACGCCTTTCGCCTGAGTGACAGGGCGCATCGGGCTTTCGCCAACACACAGGCAGGCTTTGACGACCTGCGGCGATGGCTTGGCGATAGCCCGATCAGCCGGATTGTCTATGAGGCTACCGGTCCTTATCACGGCGCCTTTGAATGCGCGCTCGCTTCTGATCTTCCGCTCGTCAAGGTCAACCCGCTGCAGGCGCGACGGTTTGCCCAGGCACGCGGCAGCCGCGCCAAGACCGATCGCGTCGATGCGCGCATGCTGGCGCTGATGGGGGATGCATTTGACCTTCAGCCAGACCCGCCAGTGGAGGAAACCGATCATGAACTCAAGGAGTTGCAGATCGAGCGCACCGCTCTCGTCAGGGACCGCACACGGCTGCTCAACCGCATCAAGACGCAAACGCTTTCCCTGACGAAGCGGCACTCAAAGGCGCGCATCGCCCAGATCGAGCGCCAGCTCGCGGCAATCCAGGACGAGATCGAAACGCGCCTGCGCGCGGATGACGGCAAGGCGAGAAAGCGCGACATCCTCACCTCCATCCCCGGCATCGGTCCGGTGACGGCGTCAACGATCCTGATCGAATGCCCCGAGATCGGCATGCTTGGCCGAAAGCAGATCGCCAGCCTTGCGGGTTTGGCGCCCATGACCCGACAATCGGGCCAATGGCGCGGCAAGGCCTTCATTCAGGGTGGACGAAAGTTCCTGCGCGACGCCCTCTATATGCCCGCCCTCGTCGCCATGCGCTTCAACACGCAGATGAGGGCAAAATACGAGGCGCTGAAAGGCGCCGGAAAACCCGCCAAAGTCGCCCTGACAGCAATCATGCGAAAGCTTATCGAACTGGCAAACGCACTCATCCGCGACGACAGAAAATGGGCGCAAATGAGGGCTTGA
- a CDS encoding PLP-dependent aminotransferase family protein, producing MSKWRPNPRLIKRPAYLSIAEQIAGAIRDGLLVDGMRLPPQRQMAADLNISVQTVSRAYEALSRRGLVTGEVGRGSYVKAASNAFERPHLTEGTSGVVDLSILKPVCESRSLARFRNAFAELGATMPPDLAFSMIPNALFRRYRMAGVNWLAACGLKAPPHGITVTNGSSDAMTAAFMSVAPPGSAMAAEDLTHPMARPLAGYLGIDLQPVDVDSDGIVPAALEALAVRKRLKAIFLQPSAAGPRGSLMSAPRRRAISAIARRFDLAVIENDVLGPLVENRPPPVAAFAPERTLYMTDLSKNTIPGLRCGFLVAPDRYAAAVSNRYLAANWIATPVMAEIASRWIVDGTAMELVNWQRMALKRRRAIAEKELAGIDCAMTPGALHVWIPLPDGVNEAAFVDRARQRGVAIAAGATFRAGREPSAPAIRVALAASSEIELSSSLALIAGMFRDESRTRRAAAVMDNG from the coding sequence ATGAGCAAATGGCGTCCCAATCCGAGGCTGATCAAGCGACCGGCCTATCTTTCCATTGCCGAACAGATCGCCGGCGCTATCCGCGACGGCCTGCTGGTTGACGGCATGCGCCTGCCGCCGCAACGGCAGATGGCGGCCGATCTGAATATTTCGGTCCAGACCGTCTCCCGTGCCTATGAGGCGCTTTCCCGCCGCGGACTCGTTACCGGCGAGGTCGGGCGCGGGTCCTATGTCAAGGCGGCTTCCAATGCGTTCGAACGACCGCATCTGACCGAAGGGACATCCGGCGTCGTTGATCTCTCCATCCTGAAACCGGTGTGCGAGAGCCGCAGTCTTGCCCGTTTCCGCAACGCCTTTGCCGAACTCGGCGCCACCATGCCGCCGGACCTTGCCTTTTCAATGATACCGAACGCGCTGTTCCGGCGTTACCGCATGGCGGGCGTCAACTGGCTTGCGGCCTGCGGCCTGAAGGCTCCGCCGCATGGCATTACCGTCACCAACGGTTCGAGCGATGCGATGACGGCGGCCTTCATGAGCGTCGCGCCGCCGGGCTCTGCCATGGCGGCGGAGGACCTGACCCATCCGATGGCAAGGCCGCTTGCCGGCTATCTCGGCATCGATCTGCAGCCGGTCGATGTCGATTCCGACGGAATAGTGCCTGCCGCGCTCGAGGCGCTGGCGGTGCGAAAACGCCTGAAAGCGATCTTCCTGCAACCCTCGGCAGCCGGCCCGCGGGGCTCGCTGATGAGCGCGCCGCGCCGGCGGGCGATCTCGGCAATCGCGCGCAGGTTCGACCTCGCCGTCATCGAAAACGACGTGCTCGGCCCGTTGGTGGAAAACCGGCCGCCGCCGGTCGCCGCCTTCGCGCCGGAGCGCACGCTCTACATGACCGACCTGTCAAAGAACACGATCCCGGGTCTCAGATGCGGTTTCCTGGTCGCCCCGGACCGGTATGCGGCCGCCGTTTCCAACCGCTATCTCGCGGCCAACTGGATCGCGACCCCGGTGATGGCCGAAATCGCCAGCCGCTGGATCGTCGACGGCACGGCGATGGAACTGGTCAACTGGCAGCGTATGGCGCTGAAGCGCCGCCGGGCGATCGCCGAGAAGGAACTGGCGGGCATTGACTGCGCCATGACGCCGGGCGCGCTGCATGTGTGGATCCCGCTTCCGGACGGCGTCAACGAGGCTGCCTTCGTCGACCGCGCGCGCCAGCGCGGCGTCGCCATTGCCGCCGGAGCCACGTTCCGCGCCGGGCGCGAGCCTTCCGCCCCCGCAATCCGCGTGGCGCTCGCTGCGTCCTCCGAAATCGAGCTTTCGTCTTCCCTTGCGCTGATTGCAGGGATGTTTCGGGACGAAAGCAGGACGCGCCGTGCCGCCGCGGTGATGGACAATGGCTGA
- a CDS encoding nucleotidyltransferase family protein, with translation MDDQCARLAAAVSESPLLSPILENFDRIELPDCWLVAGVLAQTVWNRRFGYPPAHGVADIDIVYFDPNDLSERGEAREAARVRAMFEGVPAWIDVKNQARVHLWYADRFGYGIEPYDSVSEAIATFPATATSVGIRPVEEGWQCDAPFGLADLMNATLRPNKTQASREVYENKLERWLALWPELTAIGWDG, from the coding sequence ATGGACGACCAATGCGCGCGGCTTGCGGCCGCCGTTTCGGAAAGCCCGCTGCTTTCACCCATTCTGGAGAATTTCGACCGGATCGAGCTGCCGGATTGCTGGCTGGTCGCCGGCGTTCTGGCACAGACGGTGTGGAACCGGCGTTTCGGCTATCCGCCGGCCCACGGGGTTGCCGATATCGACATCGTCTATTTCGACCCGAACGATCTCTCCGAACGCGGGGAGGCGCGTGAGGCGGCGCGGGTCAGGGCCATGTTCGAAGGCGTCCCCGCCTGGATCGACGTCAAGAACCAGGCTCGCGTGCATCTGTGGTACGCAGATCGCTTCGGCTACGGCATCGAGCCTTATGACAGTGTTTCGGAGGCGATCGCCACCTTTCCGGCAACCGCCACCTCCGTCGGCATCCGCCCGGTTGAGGAGGGATGGCAGTGCGATGCGCCGTTCGGCCTTGCCGACCTGATGAACGCCACCTTGCGGCCGAACAAGACCCAGGCTTCGCGCGAGGTCTACGAGAACAAGCTCGAGCGCTGGCTGGCGCTTTGGCCGGAACTCACCGCGATCGGCTGGGACGGCTGA
- a CDS encoding 3-carboxy-cis,cis-muconate cycloisomerase yields MSYSAFDHPVLSGLVGDDEVAAFFSLDAEIKAMLAFEAALAEAEARAGVIPEAAAARIGEVCAGFSPDIEALKLATGRDGIVVPDLVRQLRAAVGPDAADHVHFGATSQDVIDTSLMMRLSAVSTLLIDRLDHLFQRMETLDSRFGDRTLMGRTRMQPAMPIAVSDRLRSWREPVLYLRQFLLRLDGQLFAVQFGGAVGTLHRLPEQAVEVRAMLADLLGLIDAPQWQNQRNVIAEFASAMSQITGSLGKFGLDIALLAEMGEEIELSGGGESSDIDGKRNPVTAEVLVSLSRFNAAQLSAMHMALVHEQERSGAAWTLEWLTLPQMVAAAAASLKLSDWLCTKIESLGTRPGFRLP; encoded by the coding sequence ATGAGTTATTCTGCTTTTGATCATCCCGTGCTTTCGGGTCTGGTGGGCGACGACGAGGTTGCCGCCTTCTTTTCGCTCGACGCGGAAATCAAGGCCATGCTGGCTTTCGAGGCGGCGCTCGCCGAGGCCGAGGCCCGCGCCGGGGTCATTCCGGAAGCGGCAGCGGCGCGCATCGGCGAAGTCTGCGCCGGCTTTTCGCCGGATATCGAGGCGCTGAAGCTCGCCACAGGCCGCGACGGCATCGTCGTGCCCGATCTGGTGCGCCAGCTGCGCGCGGCCGTGGGGCCGGATGCAGCGGACCACGTGCATTTCGGCGCGACCAGCCAGGATGTCATCGATACCTCGCTGATGATGCGGCTGTCGGCGGTGTCGACGCTCCTGATCGACCGGCTCGACCACCTGTTCCAGCGCATGGAAACGCTGGATTCCCGCTTCGGCGACCGGACACTGATGGGGCGCACGCGCATGCAGCCGGCCATGCCGATCGCCGTTTCCGACCGGCTGCGATCCTGGCGCGAGCCGGTGCTGTATCTGCGGCAGTTTCTCCTGAGGCTCGACGGGCAGCTCTTCGCCGTGCAGTTCGGCGGCGCGGTCGGCACGCTGCACAGGCTGCCGGAGCAGGCTGTCGAGGTGCGGGCCATGCTGGCCGACCTTCTCGGCCTGATTGATGCGCCGCAATGGCAGAACCAGCGCAACGTGATCGCCGAATTCGCCTCCGCCATGTCGCAGATCACCGGAAGCCTCGGCAAATTCGGCCTCGACATTGCGCTTCTCGCCGAAATGGGCGAGGAAATCGAACTCTCCGGCGGCGGCGAGTCCTCCGATATCGACGGCAAGCGCAATCCGGTGACGGCGGAGGTGCTGGTGTCGCTGTCGCGCTTCAACGCCGCGCAGCTTTCGGCCATGCATATGGCGCTGGTGCATGAGCAGGAGCGCTCGGGCGCGGCCTGGACGCTGGAATGGCTGACCCTGCCGCAGATGGTGGCGGCCGCTGCCGCCTCGCTGAAGCTGTCGGACTGGCTCTGTACCAAGATTGAGAGCCTTGGCACCAGACCGGGTTTCAGATTGCCTTAA
- the rplS gene encoding 50S ribosomal protein L19, which produces MNIIEQLEAEETARIAEQRELPPFEAGDTVRVNVRVTEGTRTRVQAFEGVCIARSGGGIHENFTVRKISYGEGVERVFPVYSPQVEGVEVIRRGKVRRAKLYYLRDRRGKSARIAENTSVRSRRLNDEAREAAAAARAAAKAEKEAAAAAKSE; this is translated from the coding sequence ATGAACATCATCGAGCAGCTCGAAGCTGAAGAAACCGCGCGCATCGCCGAGCAGCGCGAACTCCCCCCGTTTGAAGCCGGTGACACCGTTCGCGTCAACGTCCGCGTCACGGAGGGCACCCGCACCCGCGTCCAGGCCTTCGAAGGCGTCTGCATCGCCCGTTCCGGCGGCGGCATCCACGAGAACTTCACCGTTCGCAAGATTTCCTACGGCGAAGGCGTCGAGCGCGTATTCCCCGTCTATTCCCCCCAGGTCGAGGGCGTCGAAGTGATCCGCCGCGGTAAGGTTCGCCGCGCGAAGCTCTACTATCTGCGCGACCGTCGCGGCAAGTCGGCCCGTATCGCGGAAAACACCTCCGTGCGTTCGCGCCGCCTCAACGACGAGGCCCGCGAGGCAGCAGCGGCCGCCCGCGCCGCCGCCAAGGCGGAGAAGGAAGCTGCAGCGGCAGCCAAGAGCGAATAA
- the leuC gene encoding 3-isopropylmalate dehydratase large subunit, with protein sequence MSNARTIYDKIWDDHLVDSQDDGTCLIYIDRHLVHEVTSPQAFEGLRLAGRTVHAPLKTLAVVDHNVPTTPDRVNGIKNEESRIQVAALAQNALDFGVEYYSEKDKRQGIVHIVGPEQGFTLPGMTIVCGDSHTSTHGAFGALAHGIGTSEVEHVLATQTLIQSKAKNMLVRVDGKAPEGVTAKDIILAIIGEIGTAGGTGHVIEFAGEAIRDLSMEGRMTVCNMTIEGGARAGLIAPDEKTFAYIKERPRAPKGEAWDRAVEYWKSLTTDEGAEYDRVVTLDAANLPPIVSWGSSPEDVIAVTGEVPNPDDIADETKRASKWRALKYMGLAPGTKITDIEIDRVFIGSCTNGRIEDLRAAAAVAKGRKVSDRVNAMIVPGSGLVKEQAEAEGLDKIFLEAGFEWREPGCSMCLAMNDDRLKPEERCASTSNRNFEGRQGYKGRTHLVSPAMAAAAAIEGRFVDIRAWK encoded by the coding sequence ATGAGCAACGCTCGCACAATCTATGACAAGATCTGGGACGATCATCTGGTGGACAGCCAGGATGACGGCACCTGTCTCATCTATATCGACCGTCATCTGGTCCATGAAGTGACCAGCCCGCAGGCGTTCGAAGGTCTGCGGCTTGCAGGCCGCACGGTCCACGCGCCGCTGAAGACGCTCGCCGTTGTCGACCACAACGTTCCGACCACGCCGGACCGCGTCAACGGCATCAAGAACGAGGAAAGCCGCATCCAGGTGGCGGCCCTTGCCCAGAACGCGCTCGATTTCGGCGTCGAATATTACTCCGAAAAGGACAAGCGCCAGGGCATCGTCCATATCGTCGGGCCGGAACAGGGCTTCACCCTTCCGGGCATGACGATCGTCTGCGGCGACAGCCACACCTCCACGCACGGCGCATTCGGCGCGCTGGCGCACGGCATCGGCACGTCGGAGGTGGAGCATGTGCTCGCCACCCAGACGCTGATCCAGTCGAAGGCCAAGAACATGCTGGTGCGCGTCGACGGCAAGGCGCCGGAAGGCGTCACAGCCAAGGACATCATCCTGGCGATCATCGGCGAGATCGGCACGGCGGGCGGCACGGGCCACGTCATCGAATTTGCCGGCGAGGCGATCCGTGATCTCTCCATGGAAGGCCGCATGACCGTCTGCAACATGACGATCGAGGGCGGCGCGCGCGCCGGCCTGATCGCGCCGGACGAAAAGACCTTCGCCTATATCAAGGAGCGCCCGCGCGCGCCGAAGGGCGAGGCCTGGGACCGGGCCGTCGAATACTGGAAGTCGCTGACGACGGACGAGGGCGCGGAATATGACCGCGTCGTCACGCTCGATGCCGCCAACCTGCCGCCGATCGTTTCCTGGGGCTCCTCGCCGGAGGATGTGATCGCGGTGACCGGCGAAGTGCCAAACCCGGATGATATCGCCGACGAGACCAAGCGCGCCTCGAAATGGCGGGCGCTGAAATATATGGGCCTGGCGCCCGGGACGAAGATCACCGATATCGAGATCGACCGCGTCTTCATCGGTTCCTGCACCAACGGCCGCATCGAGGACCTTCGGGCCGCTGCTGCCGTCGCGAAGGGACGGAAGGTTTCCGACCGGGTCAACGCCATGATCGTCCCGGGCTCGGGCCTCGTCAAGGAGCAGGCGGAAGCCGAAGGCCTGGACAAGATCTTCCTCGAGGCCGGTTTCGAATGGCGCGAGCCGGGTTGCTCCATGTGCCTTGCCATGAATGACGACCGGCTGAAACCCGAGGAGCGCTGCGCCTCGACCTCGAACCGCAATTTCGAGGGCCGCCAGGGCTACAAGGGCCGCACCCATCTGGTCTCGCCCGCCATGGCCGCAGCGGCCGCGATCGAGGGCCGGTTCGTCGATATTCGCGCCTGGAAGTGA